Proteins from one Thermobifida alba genomic window:
- a CDS encoding ZIP family metal transporter, producing MPLWAEAGGWGLLAGSSLVLGAAAGWWVRVPAPVVAGVMAFGAGVLVSAMAFELVDEAERSGGLAPTVLGFLVGAVCYVAANALLARRGAQHRKRSGGRQPSEAQAQGSGLAIAVGALLDGVPESVVLGLSLFDGGIGTTVLAAVFVSNFPEGLSSSVGMRRAGRSAGYVFGVWGGIAVVSGLAALVGNLVLDDASPGMVAAITAVAAGAILTMIADTMIPEAFERTHVLTGLITAVGFLFAFVLDRVGG from the coding sequence ATGCCGCTGTGGGCGGAAGCGGGAGGGTGGGGGCTGCTGGCGGGCAGCTCCCTGGTGCTCGGGGCCGCGGCCGGCTGGTGGGTCCGGGTTCCCGCGCCGGTCGTCGCGGGGGTCATGGCCTTCGGCGCGGGGGTGCTCGTCTCAGCGATGGCGTTCGAGCTCGTCGACGAGGCGGAGCGCTCCGGCGGCCTCGCCCCGACGGTGCTCGGCTTCCTCGTGGGCGCGGTCTGCTACGTGGCGGCCAACGCGCTCCTCGCCCGGCGGGGCGCCCAGCACCGCAAGCGGTCCGGCGGGCGGCAGCCGTCCGAGGCCCAGGCGCAGGGCAGTGGGCTCGCCATCGCCGTCGGCGCGCTGCTCGACGGGGTGCCCGAATCGGTGGTGCTGGGCCTGTCCCTGTTCGACGGCGGGATCGGGACGACGGTGCTCGCCGCGGTCTTCGTCTCCAACTTTCCCGAGGGGCTGTCGAGCTCCGTCGGCATGCGGAGAGCGGGCCGGAGCGCGGGCTACGTCTTCGGGGTGTGGGGCGGCATCGCCGTCGTCAGCGGCCTGGCCGCCCTCGTCGGCAACCTGGTGCTCGACGACGCGTCACCGGGCATGGTCGCGGCCATCACCGCCGTCGCGGCCGGCGCGATCCTGACGATGATCGCCGACACCATGATCCCGGAGGCGTTCGAGCGCACCCACGTCCTCACCGGACTCATCACGGCCGTCGGCTTCCTCTTCGCCTTCGTCCTCGACCGGGTCGGCGGGTGA
- a CDS encoding SIS domain-containing protein, with the protein MAFVFEEYRLDDVGTDPALDRGGLLRQTATAAAQVRQARTAAAESGLAALADDGRPRSVVVVGTGVAAFAGAVLETLSGAGSPVPVHTVTGHRLPGWVGAHDLVVAVSAGSGHETDPTVRTAMEAVRRGSRFAAVGPRGGPLAGVAEQARAPHVALPLPGEPRTLLWSLVVPLLLAVEQVGVRAATDADLEATAALLEDVAQRCRPAADVYANPAKELALAFADVLPVVWGATPVAELAARWAAAQFAANVRIPALAAVPPEAVWAQPAVLTGPLGTGGPRSIFDDPEDERGVRMRILLFRDDQALPEEAADLAAAERAAEGAGVRVSEVAAQGASPMERLAGLIALTDYATLYLAVAYAVEPLTNTLVVR; encoded by the coding sequence ATGGCATTCGTGTTCGAGGAGTACCGGCTCGACGACGTGGGCACCGATCCCGCCCTCGACCGGGGCGGCCTGCTGCGCCAGACCGCCACGGCCGCGGCCCAGGTGCGCCAGGCCAGGACCGCCGCGGCGGAGTCCGGTCTCGCGGCGCTCGCCGACGACGGGCGGCCGCGTTCCGTGGTGGTCGTGGGCACCGGGGTCGCCGCGTTCGCCGGAGCCGTGCTGGAGACGCTGAGCGGGGCCGGCAGCCCGGTCCCGGTGCACACCGTGACCGGCCACCGGCTGCCCGGCTGGGTGGGGGCGCACGACCTCGTCGTCGCCGTGTCGGCCGGTTCCGGCCACGAGACGGACCCCACGGTGCGGACGGCGATGGAGGCGGTGCGCCGCGGAAGCCGGTTCGCGGCCGTGGGACCGCGCGGCGGACCCCTGGCCGGGGTCGCCGAACAGGCCCGCGCCCCCCACGTCGCGCTGCCCCTGCCGGGGGAGCCGCGCACCCTGCTGTGGTCCCTCGTCGTGCCGCTGCTCCTCGCCGTGGAGCAGGTCGGGGTCCGGGCGGCCACCGACGCCGACCTGGAGGCGACCGCCGCGCTCCTGGAGGACGTCGCGCAGCGCTGCCGTCCCGCCGCCGACGTCTACGCCAACCCGGCCAAGGAGCTGGCGCTGGCGTTCGCCGACGTACTGCCCGTGGTCTGGGGGGCCACCCCGGTGGCGGAGCTGGCGGCCCGCTGGGCGGCCGCCCAGTTCGCGGCCAACGTCCGCATCCCGGCGCTGGCGGCCGTCCCGCCGGAGGCCGTCTGGGCGCAGCCGGCGGTGCTGACCGGCCCGCTGGGGACGGGCGGGCCGCGCAGCATCTTCGACGACCCGGAGGACGAGCGCGGGGTCCGCATGCGGATCCTGCTGTTCCGCGACGACCAGGCGCTGCCCGAGGAGGCCGCGGACCTCGCGGCGGCCGAACGCGCCGCCGAGGGGGCGGGGGTGCGGGTGAGCGAGGTCGCGGCACAGGGCGCAAGTCCGATGGAACGGTTGGCCGGTTTGATCGCTCTAACCGATTACGCCACTCTGTATCTCGCAGTGGCTTATGCCGTGGAACCCCTAACAAATACTCTGGTCGTGCGCTAG
- the ahcY gene encoding adenosylhomocysteinase yields the protein MAFDFKVADLSLAEFGRNEIRLAEHEMPGLMAVRKEFGSQKPLRGARIMGSLHMTVQTAVLIETLVELGAEVRWVSCNIFSTQDHAAAAVVVGPDGTPDDPRGVPVFAWKGETLEEYWWCTDQALTWPDGEGPNMILDDGGDATMLVHKGAQYEKAGAVPDPATAESEEFRVFLELLRKNLAENPRKWTEIASRIKGVTEETTTGVLRLYEMQREGTLLFPAINVNDSVTKSKFDNKYGCRHSLVDGINRATDVLIGGKVAVVAGYGDVGKGCADSLRGQGARVIVTEIDPICALQAAMDGYQVTTLEDVVETADIFITATGNRDVITADHMARMKHQAIVGNIGHFDNEIDMAGLAAIPGISKIEIKPQVHEWRFPDGHSIIVLSEGRLLNLGNATGHPSFVMSNSFTNQVIAQIELFTKTDQYPIGVHVLPKHLDEKVARLHLDALGVKLTTLTKKQADYIGVDVEGPYKPDHYRY from the coding sequence ATGGCATTCGACTTCAAGGTCGCCGACCTCTCCCTGGCCGAGTTCGGCCGCAACGAGATCCGCCTCGCCGAGCACGAGATGCCCGGGCTGATGGCCGTCCGCAAGGAGTTCGGCTCCCAGAAACCGCTCAGAGGCGCGAGAATCATGGGCTCGCTGCACATGACCGTCCAGACCGCGGTCCTGATCGAGACCCTCGTGGAACTGGGCGCCGAGGTGCGCTGGGTCAGCTGCAACATCTTCTCCACCCAGGACCACGCCGCCGCGGCCGTCGTCGTCGGCCCCGACGGGACGCCCGACGACCCCCGAGGGGTGCCGGTGTTCGCCTGGAAGGGCGAGACGCTCGAAGAGTACTGGTGGTGCACCGACCAGGCGCTCACCTGGCCCGACGGCGAGGGCCCGAACATGATCCTGGACGACGGCGGCGACGCCACGATGCTCGTCCACAAGGGCGCCCAGTACGAGAAGGCGGGCGCGGTCCCCGACCCCGCCACCGCCGAGAGCGAGGAGTTCCGCGTCTTCCTGGAGCTGCTCCGGAAGAACCTCGCCGAGAACCCCCGCAAGTGGACGGAGATCGCCTCCCGGATCAAGGGGGTGACCGAGGAGACCACCACCGGCGTGCTCCGGCTCTACGAGATGCAGCGCGAGGGCACCCTGCTGTTCCCGGCGATCAACGTCAACGACTCCGTCACCAAGAGCAAGTTCGACAACAAGTACGGCTGCCGCCACTCGCTGGTCGACGGCATCAACCGCGCCACCGACGTGCTCATCGGCGGCAAGGTCGCGGTCGTGGCCGGATACGGCGACGTCGGCAAGGGCTGCGCGGACTCGCTGCGCGGCCAGGGCGCCCGCGTCATCGTCACCGAGATCGACCCCATCTGCGCGCTCCAGGCCGCGATGGACGGCTACCAGGTCACCACGCTCGAAGACGTCGTCGAGACCGCCGACATCTTCATCACCGCCACCGGCAACCGCGACGTCATCACCGCCGACCACATGGCCCGCATGAAGCACCAGGCCATCGTCGGCAACATCGGCCACTTCGACAACGAGATCGACATGGCGGGGCTGGCCGCGATCCCCGGCATCTCGAAGATCGAGATCAAACCGCAGGTGCACGAGTGGCGCTTCCCCGACGGGCACTCCATCATCGTGCTGTCTGAGGGGCGCCTGCTGAACCTGGGCAACGCCACCGGCCACCCCAGCTTCGTGATGTCCAACAGCTTCACCAACCAGGTGATCGCGCAGATCGAGCTGTTCACCAAGACCGACCAGTACCCGATCGGCGTGCACGTGCTGCCCAAGCACCTCGACGAGAAGGTCGCCAGGCTGCACCTGGACGCGCTCGGCGTGAAGCTGACCACGCTCACCAAGAAGCAGGCCGACTACATCGGCGTGGACGTCGAAGGCCCCTACAAGCCCGACCACTACCGCTACTGA
- a CDS encoding Trm112 family protein, producing MSTKIDEWLLEILACPQSKAPLRLDEEAGELVCDESGLAYPIRDGIPVLLVDEARKIR from the coding sequence ATGAGCACCAAGATCGACGAGTGGCTGCTGGAGATCCTGGCCTGCCCGCAGAGCAAGGCCCCGCTGCGGCTGGACGAGGAGGCCGGTGAGCTGGTCTGCGACGAGAGCGGCCTGGCCTACCCGATCCGGGACGGGATTCCCGTGCTGCTGGTCGACGAGGCGCGCAAGATCAGATGA
- a CDS encoding serine/threonine-protein kinase translates to MPGPESLQPNDPTSFGQYSVIGRLGRGGQGIVYLARDSEGQKYAVKVLNEQWSQDADLRKRFEKEVRAAQKVASFCTAAIHEANLDAEPPYVVSEYVEGPDLQEAVSKEGPRKGAALQRLAISTATALVAIHQAGIVHRDFKPGNVLLGPDGPRVIDFGIARVTDSTATVTNSIVGTPSYMAPEQIAGKNITDKVDVFAWGCVMAFASTGNAPFGADSVPAVVHRVVSAPPDISEVPEQLREIVAECLDKDPDRRPTAKQLLMRLLGHDTVDEASVPTSQAVAEGEQRAVGPTAPSGPQYPVRPPSASGPQTPFPHQLRPGPPAPPHTGPQQSPGYTQPPRPMHNPTMTGGMPPNLTGGLPPTMSQHPPLNAPNQGYRAPLGQSQNQRADDPVLAQGWVLPAVIVTIIVLLLILLLTAIAQG, encoded by the coding sequence ATGCCCGGTCCCGAATCGCTGCAGCCGAACGACCCCACCTCGTTCGGTCAGTACAGCGTGATTGGACGCCTGGGGCGCGGGGGCCAGGGAATCGTCTACCTTGCTCGCGACTCCGAGGGACAGAAATACGCGGTCAAGGTGCTCAACGAACAGTGGTCGCAGGACGCTGACCTGCGCAAACGGTTCGAGAAGGAGGTTCGGGCCGCACAGAAGGTGGCCTCCTTCTGCACCGCCGCGATCCATGAGGCCAACCTCGACGCCGAACCCCCGTACGTGGTCAGCGAGTACGTGGAGGGACCGGACCTGCAGGAGGCGGTGTCCAAGGAGGGGCCCCGCAAAGGGGCGGCCCTGCAGCGCCTGGCCATCTCGACGGCCACCGCGCTGGTCGCCATCCACCAGGCGGGGATCGTGCACCGCGACTTCAAACCCGGCAACGTGCTGCTGGGGCCCGACGGCCCCCGGGTGATCGACTTCGGCATCGCCCGGGTCACCGACAGCACCGCGACGGTCACCAACTCGATCGTCGGCACCCCGTCCTACATGGCGCCGGAGCAGATCGCGGGCAAGAACATCACCGACAAGGTGGACGTGTTCGCCTGGGGGTGCGTCATGGCGTTCGCCTCCACCGGGAACGCGCCTTTCGGGGCCGACAGCGTCCCGGCGGTGGTGCACCGGGTGGTCAGCGCGCCTCCGGACATCAGCGAGGTGCCCGAGCAGCTGCGGGAGATCGTCGCCGAGTGCCTCGACAAGGACCCCGACCGGCGGCCCACCGCCAAGCAGCTGCTGATGCGGCTGCTCGGCCACGACACCGTGGACGAGGCGAGCGTCCCCACCTCGCAGGCGGTCGCCGAGGGCGAGCAGCGGGCGGTCGGCCCGACGGCTCCGAGCGGACCGCAGTACCCGGTCCGTCCGCCGAGCGCGAGCGGCCCGCAGACCCCCTTCCCTCACCAGTTGCGCCCCGGGCCGCCCGCGCCGCCGCACACCGGTCCGCAGCAGTCCCCCGGCTACACCCAGCCCCCACGGCCGATGCACAACCCCACCATGACCGGGGGCATGCCTCCGAACCTGACGGGCGGTCTGCCCCCCACCATGTCGCAGCACCCCCCGCTCAACGCCCCCAACCAGGGCTACCGCGCCCCTCTGGGGCAGTCGCAGAACCAGCGGGCGGACGACCCGGTGCTGGCGCAGGGGTGGGTGCTGCCCGCCGTGATCGTCACGATCATCGTGCTGCTGCTGATCCTGCTGCTGACGGCGATCGCGCAGGGCTGA
- a CDS encoding phosphomannomutase/phosphoglucomutase, translating to MGDLGQIFKAYDIRGVFPETLDADVARAVGAAFAHVVDGDEIVVAYDMRPSSPELAAAFAEGASAQGRNVIMAGLGSTDLLYFASGKLGVPGAMFTASHNPAQYNGIKMCRAGAAPIGAESGLAQIRELAEKGVPAHDGPAGTITERDLLADYAAHLRSLVDLSGIRRLRVVVDAGNGMGGHTVPAVLGDQLLDALPLDIVPLYFELDGTFPNHPANPMDPANIVDLQAKVRETGADIGLAFDGDADRCFVVDERGEPVPPSAITALVAVQELAKEPGATIIHNLITSRAVPEVVAEHGGVPVRTRVGHSYIKTTMAETGAIFGGEHSAHYYFRDFWRADTGMLAAMHVLRVLGSDHRSLSEITAEYTRYAASGEINSEVADQAERTAAVEAAFAGREDVVSVDHLDGLTVELASGGWFNLRASNTEPLLRLNVEAPDVESMAKLRDEVLAIIRA from the coding sequence GTGGGTGACCTCGGTCAGATCTTCAAGGCATACGACATCCGGGGCGTCTTCCCCGAAACGCTCGACGCGGACGTCGCGCGGGCAGTGGGGGCGGCGTTCGCGCACGTCGTCGACGGCGACGAGATCGTCGTCGCGTACGACATGCGTCCCTCCTCCCCAGAACTGGCCGCGGCGTTCGCCGAGGGCGCCAGCGCGCAGGGGCGCAACGTGATCATGGCGGGCCTCGGCTCGACCGACCTGCTCTACTTCGCCTCGGGCAAACTGGGGGTTCCCGGGGCCATGTTCACCGCCAGCCACAACCCCGCCCAGTACAACGGGATCAAGATGTGCCGTGCCGGAGCCGCGCCGATCGGCGCGGAGTCCGGGCTGGCGCAGATCCGCGAACTCGCGGAGAAGGGCGTTCCCGCCCACGACGGCCCCGCCGGGACGATCACCGAACGCGACCTGCTCGCCGACTACGCCGCGCACCTGCGCTCCCTGGTGGACCTGTCGGGCATCCGCCGGCTCAGGGTCGTGGTGGACGCGGGCAACGGGATGGGCGGCCACACCGTGCCCGCCGTCCTGGGCGACCAGCTGCTGGACGCCCTTCCGCTGGACATCGTCCCGCTCTACTTCGAACTGGACGGCACCTTCCCCAACCACCCGGCCAACCCGATGGACCCCGCCAACATCGTCGACCTCCAGGCGAAGGTCCGCGAGACCGGGGCCGACATCGGCCTGGCGTTCGACGGGGACGCCGACCGCTGCTTCGTCGTGGACGAGCGCGGCGAGCCCGTCCCGCCGTCGGCGATCACCGCGCTGGTCGCGGTGCAGGAGCTCGCCAAGGAGCCGGGCGCGACCATCATCCACAACCTGATCACCTCCCGGGCGGTCCCCGAGGTCGTGGCGGAGCACGGCGGTGTCCCGGTGCGCACCCGGGTCGGACACTCCTACATCAAGACCACCATGGCCGAGACGGGGGCGATCTTCGGCGGCGAGCACTCGGCCCACTACTACTTCCGGGACTTCTGGAGGGCCGACACCGGCATGCTCGCCGCGATGCACGTGCTGCGGGTGCTGGGCTCCGACCACCGGTCCCTGTCGGAGATCACCGCCGAGTACACCCGGTACGCGGCCTCCGGAGAGATCAACTCCGAGGTCGCCGACCAGGCCGAGCGCACCGCCGCGGTGGAGGCGGCCTTCGCCGGACGCGAGGATGTGGTGAGCGTGGACCACCTCGACGGGCTGACGGTGGAACTCGCCTCGGGAGGCTGGTTCAACCTGCGGGCCTCCAACACCGAACCGCTGCTGCGGCTCAACGTGGAGGCCCCCGACGTCGAGTCCATGGCCAAGCTGCGCGACGAGGTCCTGGCGATCATCCGGGCCTGA